One window of the Esox lucius isolate fEsoLuc1 chromosome 8, fEsoLuc1.pri, whole genome shotgun sequence genome contains the following:
- the zgc:113223 gene encoding tetraspanin-33, producing the protein MVKGIKRYRAIKYTLFACCYIFWVASAVLIAVGVYAKVAKEKDVVDTLTMDPALLLIIVGSLMLIITFFGCCGALRNGICLLKIFLGILVAILILQTVMAVLGYLFTDKIMERTKTFMEKAIVRYREDLDLENVIDFVQKKLQCCGVHTYKDWSSNVYFHCSEENPSLEACGVPFSCCLRLRNETVFNTMCGYVAQSMNLSSAERIVYTAGCLDKVVWWGKQNLFLVGGITAGLLCLELCMITLASCQVSRIKAVQQRKKQDSGKGRSRERLDSNVWVPASWDMKDE; encoded by the exons ATGGTGAAAGGAATTAAGAGATACAGAGCTATTAAATACACTTTATTTGCCTGCTGTTACATTTTTTGG GTAGCAAGTGCTGTTCTTATTGCGGTAGGAGTGTATGCCAAGGTTGCGAAAGAGAAAG ATGTTGTGGACACCTTGACAATGGACCCAGCTCTCTTGCTGATCATTGTGGGGTCCCTGATGTTAATCATCACCTTCTTCGGATGCTGTGGGGCCCTGCGCAATGGAATATGCCTTCTGAAGATA TTTTTAGGGATATTGGTGGCAATCCTGATCCTACAGACTGTAATGGCAGTGCTTGGATACCTGTTCACTGACAAG ATTATGGAGAGAACAAAGACGTTCATGGAAAAAGCTATTGTGCGCTATCGGGAAGATTTGGACTTGGAAAATGTTATTGACTTTGTTCAGAAAAAG TTGCAGTGCTGCGGTGTTCATACCTACAAAGACTGGTCCAGCAATGTCTACTTCCACTGCTCTGAGGAGAACCCCAGTCTGGAAGCCTGTGGAGTGCCTTTCTCCTGCTGCCTACGACTGCGCAATGAG ACGGTATTCAACACCATGTGTGGCTATGTGGCCCAAAGTATGAATCTGAGTTCGGCAGAAAGGATTGTGTACACCGCTGGCTGCCTGGATAAGGTGGTGTGGTGGGGGAAACAGAACCTGTTCCTGGTTGGGGGGATTACCGCGGGCCTGCTCTGCCTTGAG CTGTGCATGATCACTTTGGCATCTTGCCAGGTGTCTCGCATAAAGGCGGTTCAACAGAGGAAAAAACAAGATAGTGGAAAAGGCCGTTCTAGAGAAAGACTAGACAGCAATGTTTGGGTCCCTGCTTCCTGGGACATGAAAGATGAATGA
- the nwd1 gene encoding NACHT domain- and WD repeat-containing protein 1: protein MTSERNILFDKAYPELQDFCRSLGLVFEVVDLRWGLWDSVAVDHMTTELCLQEIKACKRVSIGPSFIALLGNRYGHRPIPRVLPGKQFEVMLSKLPQEQVGLLHQWFRKDCNAVPSVYLLQPITTLLPQYNDLRSEGEPSEDCCVVPWLRTEARLLDLLRTAAVRAEEDGDITPEQKHQFFKSVTEHEIEESLRMPDQDKSEPTAIVFVREMHQIQKKFGPKRMAQYMDLTAEGLLDNEAQDLLSGLKSRLCADSPGILNLHCVELSKAAMEPGHKEHSQYLLGFCEQLIAQIKACISRRVGAGSSVADGALRRRVVGGKEARKRERERVWQLEELSDNTAPSAGRSLDVFRGRESLLGKICLALWENTNACHSPLVVLGPPGMGKTALLIKLAQEMRGLLNPRGMVVLRLLGTSTESSDVDHVLRSICLQICAAFHLPPPTPLTAHTHQDLVRFFHGLLAKVSDSGDTLLIILDALDQLSSATHRQEIHWLPKDIPPNVNLVVSTRDTGSPVLANLQRTVELPGNFFEVEPLSCDQGQEIMDAYMKAVQRSLTPEQTEAVLRSFQLSGNPLHLKLMLDMARRWTSYTPVTDLALSSNAQEVLSQLLQVLEERHGKQLVGAALGYIVSARGSLSEAELCDVLSLDDNVLSEVYQYSPPLNLSLVRLPPLLWARLRHDFGELLIEGQANGIRVLEFHHRLLTETVRERYLRSEQWAERHRVLAEYYLGSWSQGRFKPLLLPKLMTPLDADRKVPPQPLWFTKGVANLKKLQELPYHLLHAGLWEELCQEVIGSTDWLYCKILNCGVASVIEDLTLCTGLKDCPETQLIRDTFVLLKPTLDFLDGQMDPSLFYTEVLARLHSFAQMYPSLIGRLCSQCHNWLSGCPDPVLVPMCTFLPSPGGAQKTTLAGFQKGVTALDVCPERRILIAGSEDGKVIAWDLNDLEVIQTLVGHTAKVLSVKVTDSGTHCLSLAADGTLRRWSLLSGRQLYCRQEVVPVNPPPSTAHMHVSEGTALVYTHSGGQVCQGYEPFDCQIQGISPQTLLFIYSVSNSFDTLLQGSSTVCSTTQGRQSHQTLQHSTTELPVCATFLSASDDERIFLAGGGRLLLLFHTEMNSVQSFLDLHHDDTVLCACVSRDSRVVVSGTEHHTIRVWSITTGNLLDTFLGMGAPVTTLALCEGTVISASSSAYYLKLWKLPSPNDPQRSPGGCIPTGYSQVALTKDGDMVYFVRNGGRKEVIAWNCQKGSSTDTMAVSAEVCCLELAQHKRLLFCGLKTGTVLIYPLAFPQETLCIPPPETLPMVRCVAIGCQERRLAVAYEDSVCLFEVTTRDSFPSVEGPFKRFPLSLLHSPVSSMAVLPDYRVLYGTNCGEVMLYDFKASSSASLEGHHSRITCVTLSNWATHALVGSEDAVQRLWGLNPLVLDHTMEYKGFFEGVLCAAFSESDRYVFTGSQDRTVKVWDVASGSLLFVQYVYSPVTKMLSHRNGFVAISQQGHIIKEAFRSPVQVSPEYNPLRNVKGQYRVTSREKSVNSAHAAITEIPEYNPTQFNFMALMLKTKPSHTCQLL from the exons ATGACCAGTGAGAGGAATATCTTATTTGACAAAGCCTATCCTGAACTTCAAGATTTTTGCCGGAGTCTGGGCTTAGTGTTTGAA GTTGTGGATCTGAGATGGGGTCTCTGGGATTCAGTTGCCGTGGACCACATGACCACAGAACTGTGTCTTCAGGAAATAAAGGCATGCAAGAGAGTGTCCATTGGACCAAGTTTCATT GCTCTGCTGGGGAACCGTTACGGCCATCGGCCCATCCCCCGCGTCCTCCCAGGAAAACAGTTTGAGGTGATGCTGTCCAAGCTGCCACAGGAGCAGGTGGGTCTGCTCCACCAGTGGTTCAGGAAAGACTGCAATGCTGTCCCGTCAGTCTACCTACTCCAGCCAATCACAACTCTGTTGCCCCAGTACAATGACCTCCGGTCTGAGGGTGAGCCGTCAGAGGACTGCTGTGTCGTTCCATGGCTCCGCACCGAGGCTAGACTACTGGATCTCCTGCGCACGGCAGCTGTTCGGGCGGAGGAAGACGGGGACATCACACCTGAACAAAAACACCAGTTCTTCAAATCTG TGACGGAGCACGAGATAGAAGAGAGTCTGCGAATGCCGGACCAGGACAAGAGTGAGCCGACTGCCATCGTCTTCGTGCGAGAGATGCATCAGATACAAAAGAAGTTCGGCCCAAAGCGCATGGCCCAGTATATGGATCTAACGGCTGAAGGCCTACTGGATAATGAGGCCCAGGACCTCCTTTCGGGCCTCAAATCCCGACTATGTGCTGATTCACCGGGCATTCTCAACTTGCACTGTGTAGAGCTTAGCAAAGCAGCAATGGAGCCCGGCCACAAGGAACACTCCCAGTACCTGCTGGGCTTCTGTGAACAGCTCATCGCCCAAATCAAGGCCTGCATTTCCAGAAGGGTTGGTGCTGGTTCCTCAGTGGCAGATGGTGCCCTGAGAAGGAGGGTGGTTGGAGGAAAAGAGGCGAGAAAGCGGGAGAGGGAAAGGGTCTGGCAGCTCGAGGAGCTGAGCGACAACACGGCTCCAAGCGCTGGGAGGAGTTTGGACGTTTTCCGTGGTAGGGAGAGCCTCCTGGGAAAAATCTGCCTGGCTTTGTGGGAAAACACCAATGCCTGCCACTCGCCCCTGGTGGTGCTTGGGCCCCCAGGTATGGGTAAGACTGCGCTACTCATTAAGCTGGCACAGGAGATGCGTGGCCTCCTGAACCCCAGAGGCATGGTGGTCCTCAGGCTTCTGGGGACGTCGACTGAGAGCTCTGACGTAGACCACGTCCTCCGGAGCATCTGTCTTCAGATCTGCGCTGCATTCCATTTGCCACCACCCACCCCGTTAACGGCACACACGCATCAGGACCTGGTGAGGTTCTTCCACGGCCTTCTCGCAAAGGTGTCTGACAGTGGAGACACACTTCTTATCATTCTGGATGCCCTCGACCAATTGTCCAGTGCCACACATCGACAGGAAATCCATTGGCTACCCAAAGACATACCGCCCAATGTCAATTTGGTAGTGTCCACCAGGGACACAGGCTCTCCCGTTTTGGCTAATCTTCAAAGAACTGTCGAGTTGCCAGGAAATTTCTTTGAGGTAGAACCCCTATCATGTGACCAGGGTCAAGAGATCATGGATGCCTACATGAAGGCAGTGCAGCGAAGCCTGACTCCGGAGCAAACTGAGGCAGTGCTGCGTAGCTTCCAATTAAGTGGGAATCCTCTGCACCTGAAGCTCATGCTAGACATGGCAAGACGCTGGACGTCATATACCCCTGTGACAGACCTGGCTCTGAGCAGCAATGCGCAGGAGGTTTTGTCACAACTGCTTCAGGTCCTGGAGGAGAGGCATGGGAAGCAACTGGTTGGCGCTGCCTTGGGATACATTGTTTCAGCCAG GGGAAGCCTATCAGAGGCAGAGCTGTGTGATGTCTTATCCCTGGATGATAATGTGCTGTCTGAAGTCTATCAGTACAGCCCCCCCCTCAACCTCTCCCTAGTACGCCTCCCACCCCTACTGTGGGCCCGCCTCCGGCACGACTTTGGAGAACTTCTTATAGAGGGACAGGCCAATGGCATCAGAGTGCTTGAATTTCACCACAG GCTGTTGACTGAAACAGTGCGAGAGCGGTACCTGAGGTCAGAGCAGTGGGCTGAGAGACACAGGGTCCTGGCTGAGTACTACCTGGGTAGCTGGAGCCAAGGCCGATTCAAACCTCTGCTTCTACCTAAGCTGATGACCCCATTGGACGCTGACCGCAAG GTACCTCCTCAGCCGCTGTGGTTCACTAAGGGAGTCGCTAACCTCAAGAAGCTCCAGGAGCTTCCCTATCACCTCCTCCACGCAGGTCTCTGGGAAGAGCTGTGCCAGGAGGTCATTG GAAGTACTGATTGGCTGTATTGCAAGATTTTGAACTGTGGAGTGGCTAGTGTCATTGAGGACCTGACCCTCTGCACTGGCCTGAAGGACTGTCCTGAAACCCAACTGATCCGAGACACGTTTGTTCTCCTCAAGCCCACTCTGGACTTCCTAGATGGACAAATGG ACCCGTCTCTCTTCTACACAGAGGTCTTAGCTAGGCTCCATTCGTTTGCTCAGATGTACCCTTCACTGATAGGAAGACTCTGCTCCCAGTGTCATAACTGGCTCTCGGGCTGTCCCGACCCAGTTCTCGTCCCCATGTGCACCTTCCTCCCATCTCCAGGGGGGGCGCAAAAGACGACGCTTGCAGGTTTCCAAAAAG GCGTCACAGCGCTAGATGTTTGTCCAGAGAGAAGAATCCTGATAGCAGGCTCGGAGGATGGGAAGGTCATCGCCTGGGACCTCAACGATCTAGAGGTCATCCAAACCCTAGTAGgacacacag CTAAGGTCTTGTCAGTGAAAGTGACTGACAGTGGCACTCACTGTCTCTCATTGGCTGCTGATGGGACCCTGAGGAGGTGGAGCCTGTTGAGTGGCAGACAGCTGTACTGTAGGCAGGAAGTGGTCCCCGTTAACCCCCCGCCTTCCACCGCACACATGCACGTGTCTGAGGGGACGGCACTCGTCTATACCCACTCTGGAGGCCAAGTATGCCAGGGATATGAACCGTTTGACTGTCAGATCCAGGGCATTTCCCCACAAACACTCCTTTTCATTTATTCTGTTTCCAACTCTTTTGATACGTTACTCCAGGGATCCTCCACA GTGTGCAGCACCACACAGGGCAGACAGTCACATCAGACCCTGCAGCACTCGACCACAGAGCTTCCAGTGTGTGCAACCTTCCTCTCTGCTTCAGATGATGAAAGGATATTTTTGGCAG GGGGTGGGaggctgctgttgttgttccaCACAGAGATGAACTCTGTCCAGAGCTTCCTGGATCTGCACCATGACGACACAGtgttgtgtgcctgtgtgtcccGCGACAGCAGGGTGGTGGTGTCGGGCACTGAACACCACACCATACGG GTCTGGTCTATAACCACAGGGAACCTCCTTGACACGTTCCTTGGCATGGGTGCCCCTGTCACCACCCTGGCTCTGTGTGAGGGCACCGTGATCTCAGCCTCCTCCTCAGCCTACTACCTGAAGTTGTGGAAGCTGCCCTCGCCCAACGACCCCCAGCGGAGCCCCGGGGGCTGCATCCCAACCGGATACTCCCAGGTTGCCCTCACCAAAGATGGCGACATGGTCTACTTCGTGAGGAATGGAGGCCGGAAAGAAGTGATCGCATGGAACTGTCAAAAAG GTTCTTCCACTGACACCATGGCTGTCTCAGCTGAGGTGTGCTGCCTGGAGCTGGCTCAGCACAAGAGACTCCTCTTCTGTGGCCTGAAGACGGGAACGGTCCTCATCTACCCCCTGGCCTTCCCCCAGGAGACCCTGTGCATCCCGCCCCCTGAGACCCTGCCCATGGTGCGCTGCGTGGCCATTGGTTGCCAGGAGAGACGCTTGGCAGTGGCCTATGAGGACTcggtgtgtctgtttgaggtCACAACCCGGGATAGTTTCCCCAGTGTGGAGGGGCCCTTTAAGAGattccccctctccctgctccACTCCCCCGTCTCCTCCATGGCCGTGCTCCCAGACTACAGGGTGCTGTATGGGACGAACTGCGGGGAG GTAATGCTCTACGACTTCAAGGCTTCCTCATCCGCCAGCCTGGAGGGACACCACAGCAGAATCACCTGTGTGACACTCAGCAACTGGGCGACGCACGCCCTGGTGGGATCGGAGGACGCCGTGCAGAGGCTGTGGGGGCTGAACCCCCTGGTCCTGGATCACACTATGGAGTACAAG GGCTTCTTTGAAGGGGTTCTCTGTGCAGCTTTCTCTGAGAGCGACCGGTACGTCTTCACTGGATCCCAGGATAGAACCGTCAAGGTTTGGGATGTTGCCAGCG GGAGTCTATTGTTTGTTCAGTATGTCTATTCTCCTGTGACCAAAATGTTGAGCCACAGGAATGGCTTCGTGGCCATCTCTCAGCAGGGTCACATCATCAAGGAAGCATTCCGCAGCCCGGTCCAAGTCAGCCCGGAATACAACCCACTCCGAAACGTCAAGGGCCAGTACAGGGTTACGTCCCGGGAGAAGAGTGTGAACAGCGCCCACGCAGCCATCACAGAGATCCCAGAGTACAATCCTACTCAGTTTAACTTCATGGCACTGATGCTTAAGACCAAACCCTCTCACACATGCCAATTGCTGTGA